In Thermocrinis jamiesonii, the genomic stretch AGTCCAGATATTTTTTCTTAGAACTCCACCGCTTAGGTTCTTAGTGTAAGAACCTGTTAATAAACCAAAATACATTTTTGCCCTATCAATACAAAGACCCTCTGTGCTCGTATCACAATCGCTATCTGTATTACAAGGTTTAAGAGATTTACTGCACCACTTTCCACCATCTTCGTATTCACCATATTTTTGAAGAAGCCCTATTGGCTTATATGTCCCACCTGGATATCTTTTACAATTCTCTTCAAGTCCAACAGAAGGATCGCAAACTTTGACCCTAATGTAATAGTCTTGTATATCATTTCTTGTCCCAACAGGACCTCTTCTCCATCTAGAAGGAGTTCCAGGTCCACTACATACCGCTCTCTCTGAAGAAGCCCACTCCCATATTCTATGTCCATCATTTAGAGCTACTCTTATTTTTCTCGTATCTCCCACTGAAGTGCTGGTAATACAAAAGAGATGTCGTCTCCCAGGAGAAGGTGGATCAAAAGGTGTTAACAATCTAGTATCTGACCCTGCGTATTCTTTTCCCCAGCTATGGGCATCCTGAGGAATGTAAGTAGCTTCAAGGATTGTTTCGCTTGAACTATCAGTAGACCTATATCCACCATAAAGAACTTTTCTTAACACATCAATACGTGCCATAGTTAGCCAGTTCAAGAAGTTCCCACTCCATTCGTTAGCTCCACCGCAGTATTTGTTGTTTGTCCTTCTCGTTGGAACGAATTTTGCATTAGCTCCGCTTCCTTGATACCTATAGCATTTATAAGGATCAAAGTATCCGTAATAGTCTATGGAATGTTTGTATCCTACGTCCAACCTTCCATCTCCGTCAAGGTCCGAAGCGTCGTTATAGGCTTCATAATAAAGTTTGTGGTCCCTGCTCATTACAAGCATTACAATAGGAGGCACAGATGTTCCTACGGTAGGAGGTATGTAGCAGTAATCAGACATACTTGCACTATAAGATTTTTGGGTGCTGAAAGATATCAATACCACCAGACAAAGGAGTAAAATCCTCCTCATTTTCCAGTCCTCCTGGTAAGTTAAAAGGATAATCCATTTAAAGTTTGCTAACGTGATACAAGCGTGAAGGAGAAAGGTTTTATTTCTCCCCTTTATGAGGAACCTCTAAAACTTTGTATAGAAGCATGCGGATCTCTGTAAATTCTTTCCTTATATCCTTTATATCTCTTTTTATTTCTCTAACATCTTCTTCGAGCTTGTCTATTTGCCTGTTGGTGTCATCAATACGTTTGTTTAAAAGGAAAGCATATCCCGTGGTAATTCCCGCCACGCTTGCTATGATCGTTAGCGTCTGTATCCAATACATCACTTTTCCTCTTTGTGGGGAACCTCTAAAACCTTATACAAAAGCATACGGATCTCTTTTAGCTCATCTTCAAGTTTGTCCATCCTCTGCTCCAACCTATCCATTCTATGCTCCAGCCTATCCATTCTTCTATTCAAGTCCTCCCTTAGGTCATCTATTCGCTTGTTCAAAAGAAAGGCATAGCCTGTCAAAATTCCAGCCATACTTGCTATTATCGTCAGCGTTTGTGTCCAGTCCATCATTTTTCCTCCTTATGAGGAACCTCTAAAACCTTATACAAAAGCATGCGTATCTCTTTTAGCTCATCTTCAAGCCTGTCCATTCTTCTGTTTAAGTCCTCCCTTAGGTCGTCTATTCGCCTGTTGGTGTCATCAATGCGTTTGTTTAAAAGGAAAGCGTATCCTGTGATAATTCCAGCTATACTCGCTATGATCGTTAGCGTTTGTGTCCAATCCATAGTTTAATTTTATTTCTTTTGTCTTTGGATGGCGGTTTGGGAAAAAAGCTTTAAAATATTATGCATCTATCATGAAAGAAAGTTTCTTTAAGGAAGAAGACATAATAAAAGCACTAAAGAGAAAGCCCTTAAACTTCAGTGAGCTTGTTAAACACTTTTCTGTAGATAAAAAAGGCAGAAAGGTACTAAAAAAAATCCTCAAAAAACTTAAAAAGAAAGGTCTTATAACTGTTAGCAATGGAAAATATAAATTAGCTAAAGAGGACGTAGTTGTTGGCACAGTAATTGCAAATCCCAATGGTTTTGGCTTTCTTTCGTTGGGAGAGGGGAAAAAGGATCTTTACATCCCTCCCTTTGAAATGGAAAAGCTTTTGCACGGGGACAAAATAAGAGCTAAGGTAGTGGAGTTTGAAGGGAAGAAGGAAATAAGAGTTCTAAAAGTTCTAAAGAGGGGGAAAAAAGAAATAGTCTGTTCCATTAGAAAGACAAAAAAAGCATGCTATGGAATACCCTTAGATGAAAATAGTTTTCACACGGTGATGTTGCCAACAGAAGCATGTAAGGATCTAAAAGATGGTTATATAGTGCTTGTGGAAATAACCCGTTATCCTTCCAAAAACTTTCCTATGGCTGGCAAGGTAAAACGGATTTTGGGAGACCCAAAAGAGAGAAATCTTATAGTTGATATACTAATATACAAGTACAGGTTACCCACTGAACATAAACCAGAAACTCTGAAAGAAGCAGAAAAGTTGTTTATTGATTGGGAAAAAGAACTTAAAAGGAGAAGAGACTTAAGAGACAACCTATGCTTTACAATAGACCCTCCAAAGGCGAGGGACTTCGACGATGCGGTAGCAATAGAAAAAACGCCAGAAGGTTACTATCGTCTTTGGGTGCACATAGCAGATGTTTCTTATTTTGTAAAAGAAGGCTCAGCCATTGATAAAGAAGCCTTTGAAAGAGGTTTTACTTTCTATCTTCCAGACAGAGCACTTCATATGCTCCCTGAAAAACTTTCTGCAGACCTTTGCAGTCTTAAACCAGAAGAAGACAAGCTTGCCTTTACCTGCGAAATGGTTTTTAATTCAAAAGGGGATCTGCTTTGGTATGACATATACGAAAGCATAATAAGAAGTAAAGCAAGACTGACTTATGATGAAGCCCTTAGGTTAATAGTAGGGGACCCAGCCCTTGAAAAGAAATATCCCTATCTTATAGAACCTTTGAGATTAATGGAAGATCTGTATAGGATCCTTTCTTACAGAAGATGGGAAAGGGGTAGTATAGACTTTGACCTACCAGAGGCAGAAGTAATAGTGGATGAATACGGAGAGCCTACCGCAGTAGTCCCCTATCAACGTCACATAGCCCACAGAATAATAGAACACTTTATGATTTCTGCCAACGAAACGGTAGCAAAGCACCTTGAGACTGTAGGATACCCGTGTCTTTACAGAATTCATGAAAAACCAGATATGAAAAAAGTAGAAAACTTACTTGAAATCCTTGAGGGTCTTGGATACAAAGTTAAAAAACTCTCCCTTGAACCAAAGTTTTTTCAAAAAGTAATAGAAGACTTTGAAGGAAGAGATGAAGAAAACTTGGTAAGATTTTTAACATTGCGTAGTATGATGAAGGCAAAGTATTCTCCGCACAACTTGGGACACTTTGGACTTGCAAGCGACGGATACGCACACTTTACCTCACCTATCAGAAGGTATGCAGATTTAGTGGTTCATAGACTTTTAAAGAAGGCTCTACGTGGAGAAAAAATAGACTATCAAAAAACGGTGGAGTATTTGGAATTTGTCGGCGAACATTTGTCCATTCAGGAGGATCTGGCTGAAAAAGTAGAAAAAGAAGCGATAGAAAGGTTAAAGGTTAGGCTGATGAAAAGCAAAATAGGAGAAGAGTTTGAAGGCATTATAACGAGCGTGACATCTTTTGGGTTCTTTGTGGAGCTAAAAGACTACCTTGTAAGGGGATTAGTCAGCATAACTTCCTTGGAAGGGGATACATACATATATGACGAAAAGGCACACAGACTGGTAGGATACAGAACAGGAAAAGTTTATCGCTTAGGAGATAAAGTAAAGGTAAAGTTAGTATCCGTAGATGAAGAAAGGGCAAGGCTTAACTTTGTGCTAAAAGAAGCTTAAAAACCTTCATAGGATTGTTGGTATAGCTTTAGTATATCTTCCATTGAAGGCTCTACAGGATTTATCGGAAAAAGTCCCCTTGAGAGCATGTAGGTATCTTCTGCCAACCTTTCAAGCTTTTCCTTTTCCACTCCCAACTCTTTAAGACTTACACGCATACCAACCTTTTCTAAAAAATCTGCTACTGCAGAAACCGCCTTTTCAGGCTTAGGTTCGTATCCCATGATTTCTGCAAACAAGGCATACTTTTTGGGATTGCCTTTGTAGTTAAAGTTAGTTATAGCTGGTGCCAAAGCGGCAAGCCCTTCGGCGTGGGCTATGTTTGGATAGTGTGCGGAGACAGGATGTTCCATACCGTGAATTAGCGCTACCCTTTTTTTATCTATGGCAATACCTGCAAGCATGGCAGCATAGCTCATCCATTCCCTTGCTTTGAGGTTACTCGGTTCCGAAACTGCCACAGGCAACCATTCTTTTATTATCCTCAGAGCCCTTATGGCCAATTCATCCGCAAAGACGTTTTCCACTTTGTTTGTGAGAGACTCAAGGGCGTGGATGAAAGCATCTACTCCGGTAATGGCGGTAAGCTTTGGGCTCATAGAAAGGCAAAGCTCTGGGTCTATTAAGGCTACTTTCGGATAGTTCAGAGAGTGGGATATAACCAACTTTTCCTTTCTGATAGGGTTTGATATCACCGAATAGCGATTCACTTCGCTCCCTGTTCCTGCAGTTGTAGGTATGCATATTACCGGTCTGTTAAGATAGGGAATAAGTCTCGGACCTTCTGGATAATTAACATAGTCCCAAGCGTAACCTTCATTGGAAGAAACTATAGAAACCGCTTTTGCGGTATCTAATGCACTACCTCCCCCCAAACCTACTATGTAATCTATTTTTTCTTCAACCACTATTTGGCTTGCCTCATTCACTATCTTATCTGTCGGATTTGGTTCTACCTTGTCGTAGACGATTACCTTTTCCACTCCCCAACTTTTAAGGGAGCCTAAAGCTTTTTCCAAAGCACCATTTTCCTTAGCGCTTTTTCTTCCGGTTATTATGATAGCTCTGTATCCGTATCTTTTTGCTACCTCTCCAAGACTTTTAATCCTTCCTCTGCCAAATATTATTTCAACAGGAAGGTAAAAATCAAAGTTCATGCTTCTGTGATGTCTTCTCTTTGAATCTCCATCTCCTCAGGTAGTGTGCCTTCAAATATCATAGGTGTATAAGTTGGGATAATTCCCTCTTCTTCTGCCTTCTCTGCACAGTGAGCATGATATCTTGTCCAAGGAATGGCTAAAAGTCTTTCGTATTCTATGTATTCACCACAGTATTCGCATACCCCATAAGTTCCCGCCTGTATTTTCTGCAATGCATAATCTATTTCCTTTATCACGAACATCTCTCTGGCAGATAGATTATCCAGTATTTCTTGGGTATAGGTCATTTGGCTCAAATCTTCTTGATCTCCGGGTTCCCTTATCTGCTCGCCTATTCTACTTTGAGTGTCTTCTATCTTTCTGAACCGCTCTAACAGCTTTTCTTTTTCTTGCTCAAGCTTCTCCTTAAGTATAGCCAACTGCTCTGGGGTTAGCATAGCTTAAACCTCCTTGATTAATTAATTTTTTTGATTATACTACAGAAGCGGTACCAAGTCAGATAGAAAGGATTAACAAGAACAACACTCACCTTCCCCTCTCTAAGCTTCCCTCCCTTTTACCCAGTTTCTAAGGTTATCTGACCAAGTTTATTGTATCATCAAGTATGGCATTTGTTGCGGTTATTGTTCTGGCGTTTGCTTGATATGACCTTTGAGCGGAAATTAGGTTTATGAACTCCGTAGCTATATCCACATTTGACATCTCCAACATACCAGAGCGGACTTTTTCTGCACCACCCGGTGCCATTATTGTTGGTGTAGAAATAGAAGTATAAAGGTTAGCACCCTTCTTTATAAGCTCCTCCGGATCGGGGAAAACAGCTATGGCTACCCTGTAAAGAGGTAAGGATTTGCCGTTGGAGTATACACCCACTACTGCACCGTCTTCGGAAAGAACATAAACATCCACCAGGTCCCCCTTGGCGTATCCGTCTTGGTCTGCGGTTACTATGAAATCTGCAGAGTATTGAGTAATGTAGGAATTTGATATTGGATCTCCAATATTTGGGGCACCTACTTGGGGCGTTTCACCTACGTATATGCGCCAATCTGCAGCAGCTGGAAAGGTTCCTCCGCTGGGTGTAGTAGTAGGAACAGTTAAGGAAGCAGGGTTTAAATAATACAAAAAGCTTCTTCCGTCAGGGGATGGTTCTCTAACTACATCGCCGTCATAAATCAACTTACCAGAAGGATCAAACTGCACATTTGTCCAATTACCTGACAGCTCATAACCAGCAGTGCTGGGATTAATGTCCGAGCGCAGGTAAATTTCCCACATATTTGTTGCTGATTTTCTAAAAAATAGGTCCGCCTGATAGGGAGTGCCCAAACTGTCGTATATTGTTATGGTGTATTTGTAATTGTAGGAAGTTGGATCGTTTGGGTCAAAGGGTGTTGCTGGCACGGCAGCGTCAGCGTTTAAATTGGAAGGTTGTAAAAAGGTGATTGTTCCTGTGGATTTTGGAGGAAGTTGTTGTATAACGTGTATGTCCTCAAGCCCAGTACCTATGGTCCTTCCCTTCTCATCCACTCTAAAACCCTGTAGTTTTAAACCACCAGAGTTTACCATATAACCATCCCTGCTAAGTCTGAATTGCCCATCTCTGGTGTAATAGAACGTGTTGCTTATCGGATCCTTAATTATAAAAAGACCTCTACCTTGTATAGCAAGGTCTGTATTTACACCTGTCTGTTTAAAGTTGCCTATGGTCCAGAGCTTCTGCGTGCTATCCACCAAAATACCTGCCCCATACGTGGTAGATTTCATAGTGTTCGTCACAGTATTTAGGCCTATAGTAACTGAAGATATCACATCTTGAAAGACGGGCCTGCTTCCCTTAAAGCCTATGGTATTTACGTTAGCTAAGTTATCAGAGGTTATGTCCATCCAAGTTCTGTATGCGTTGAGTCCTGTAACTGCGTTAAAAAAGCTTCTCATCATGGTTAAGCACCCCCTATGTATATTATTTTTGACGGG encodes the following:
- a CDS encoding flagellar hook protein FlgE, coding for MMRSFFNAVTGLNAYRTWMDITSDNLANVNTIGFKGSRPVFQDVISSVTIGLNTVTNTMKSTTYGAGILVDSTQKLWTIGNFKQTGVNTDLAIQGRGLFIIKDPISNTFYYTRDGQFRLSRDGYMVNSGGLKLQGFRVDEKGRTIGTGLEDIHVIQQLPPKSTGTITFLQPSNLNADAAVPATPFDPNDPTSYNYKYTITIYDSLGTPYQADLFFRKSATNMWEIYLRSDINPSTAGYELSGNWTNVQFDPSGKLIYDGDVVREPSPDGRSFLYYLNPASLTVPTTTPSGGTFPAAADWRIYVGETPQVGAPNIGDPISNSYITQYSADFIVTADQDGYAKGDLVDVYVLSEDGAVVGVYSNGKSLPLYRVAIAVFPDPEELIKKGANLYTSISTPTIMAPGGAEKVRSGMLEMSNVDIATEFINLISAQRSYQANARTITATNAILDDTINLVR
- a CDS encoding TraR/DksA family transcriptional regulator, which encodes MLTPEQLAILKEKLEQEKEKLLERFRKIEDTQSRIGEQIREPGDQEDLSQMTYTQEILDNLSAREMFVIKEIDYALQKIQAGTYGVCEYCGEYIEYERLLAIPWTRYHAHCAEKAEEEGIIPTYTPMIFEGTLPEEMEIQREDITEA
- a CDS encoding iron-containing alcohol dehydrogenase; protein product: MNFDFYLPVEIIFGRGRIKSLGEVAKRYGYRAIIITGRKSAKENGALEKALGSLKSWGVEKVIVYDKVEPNPTDKIVNEASQIVVEEKIDYIVGLGGGSALDTAKAVSIVSSNEGYAWDYVNYPEGPRLIPYLNRPVICIPTTAGTGSEVNRYSVISNPIRKEKLVISHSLNYPKVALIDPELCLSMSPKLTAITGVDAFIHALESLTNKVENVFADELAIRALRIIKEWLPVAVSEPSNLKAREWMSYAAMLAGIAIDKKRVALIHGMEHPVSAHYPNIAHAEGLAALAPAITNFNYKGNPKKYALFAEIMGYEPKPEKAVSAVADFLEKVGMRVSLKELGVEKEKLERLAEDTYMLSRGLFPINPVEPSMEDILKLYQQSYEGF
- the rnr gene encoding ribonuclease R; translated protein: MKESFFKEEDIIKALKRKPLNFSELVKHFSVDKKGRKVLKKILKKLKKKGLITVSNGKYKLAKEDVVVGTVIANPNGFGFLSLGEGKKDLYIPPFEMEKLLHGDKIRAKVVEFEGKKEIRVLKVLKRGKKEIVCSIRKTKKACYGIPLDENSFHTVMLPTEACKDLKDGYIVLVEITRYPSKNFPMAGKVKRILGDPKERNLIVDILIYKYRLPTEHKPETLKEAEKLFIDWEKELKRRRDLRDNLCFTIDPPKARDFDDAVAIEKTPEGYYRLWVHIADVSYFVKEGSAIDKEAFERGFTFYLPDRALHMLPEKLSADLCSLKPEEDKLAFTCEMVFNSKGDLLWYDIYESIIRSKARLTYDEALRLIVGDPALEKKYPYLIEPLRLMEDLYRILSYRRWERGSIDFDLPEAEVIVDEYGEPTAVVPYQRHIAHRIIEHFMISANETVAKHLETVGYPCLYRIHEKPDMKKVENLLEILEGLGYKVKKLSLEPKFFQKVIEDFEGRDEENLVRFLTLRSMMKAKYSPHNLGHFGLASDGYAHFTSPIRRYADLVVHRLLKKALRGEKIDYQKTVEYLEFVGEHLSIQEDLAEKVEKEAIERLKVRLMKSKIGEEFEGIITSVTSFGFFVELKDYLVRGLVSITSLEGDTYIYDEKAHRLVGYRTGKVYRLGDKVKVKLVSVDEERARLNFVLKEA